In Dyadobacter sp. CECT 9275, the following proteins share a genomic window:
- a CDS encoding DinB family protein, which produces MSTFDETTTVQSGKELFIKMVISNWELQNTRLNSLLEKLSDERIAEETAPGRNAGIYILGHLAAVSDGMLPLLGLGERKYPELDKLFLTSPDKAGQEYPTPGQLRLYWSDINETLSSRFSQMEPSEWFEKHTSISEEDFAKEPHRNKLNILINRTNHQSYHFGQLIYLK; this is translated from the coding sequence ATGAGCACTTTTGACGAAACAACCACCGTGCAGTCGGGCAAGGAATTATTTATTAAAATGGTCATATCCAACTGGGAACTGCAGAATACAAGGCTGAATAGTCTGCTGGAAAAGCTTTCGGACGAGCGAATTGCTGAAGAAACTGCGCCTGGGAGGAATGCAGGCATTTATATACTCGGACATCTGGCAGCGGTGAGCGATGGAATGCTTCCGTTACTGGGATTGGGCGAGCGGAAATATCCTGAGCTTGACAAGCTTTTCCTGACGAGTCCGGACAAAGCAGGGCAGGAGTATCCCACACCAGGCCAACTAAGATTGTACTGGAGTGACATTAATGAAACACTTTCCAGCCGATTTTCCCAAATGGAGCCCAGTGAGTGGTTTGAAAAACATACCTCCATTTCCGAAGAGGATTTTGCCAAGGAACCCCACCGTAACAAACTCAACATACTGATCAATCGTACCAACCACCAGAGCTATCATTTTGGCCAGCTGATCTATCTGAAATAA
- a CDS encoding SDR family NAD(P)-dependent oxidoreductase — protein sequence MNNSLIIVGAGNGFSMAVARKFGSHGFKVGLISRSPDTLTRLCKELAAEGIDAYWSAADAGDSIRLASALSKLKTEMGGVSVLHYNAANIKMLDILEETPESLAEDFRINIAHAVLSVQLLHQELKTSKGAVLLTGGGLSAYPLSSLGSLSIGKAGLRSLAIMLHERLAEEGIFVGVITVGGLIAPESPTHSPEILAEKLWLFYKSRSKSELIS from the coding sequence ATGAACAATTCTTTAATAATAGTCGGTGCCGGTAACGGTTTCAGCATGGCGGTTGCCCGGAAATTTGGCAGCCATGGTTTTAAAGTCGGGCTTATCAGCCGCTCTCCCGATACACTTACCCGACTTTGCAAGGAACTCGCAGCCGAAGGAATTGATGCCTATTGGTCGGCGGCGGATGCTGGCGACAGCATCAGGCTTGCCTCAGCCCTCTCCAAGCTAAAAACCGAAATGGGTGGCGTATCTGTTCTGCATTACAATGCCGCAAATATTAAAATGCTGGATATCCTGGAAGAAACGCCCGAGTCACTGGCGGAAGACTTCCGGATCAATATCGCTCATGCCGTTTTAAGTGTTCAGCTATTGCATCAGGAACTCAAAACGAGCAAAGGTGCTGTGCTGCTTACCGGTGGTGGGTTATCTGCCTATCCTTTGTCAAGCCTCGGCTCCTTGTCCATTGGCAAAGCGGGCCTGAGAAGCCTGGCCATCATGCTCCATGAACGGCTCGCAGAGGAAGGAATTTTTGTTGGTGTTATCACCGTAGGCGGCCTGATAGCGCCGGAGAGCCCTACACATTCTCCAGAAATACTGGCTGAAAAACTGTGGCTGTTTTATAAAAGCCGTTCAAAAAGTGAATTGATTTCCTAA
- a CDS encoding YdeI/OmpD-associated family protein, with translation MEKPFVDKEYVLEKFDGKGGWTYAVIPEAVTSSKNYFNWVKVRGSIDGVELRGYKLMSMGKGKLFLPVKAEIRKKIGKKEGDRVHIILYEDNTPLEIPEELRLCLADEPKAYENFMNLTEGYQKEFINYIYSAKTENTRVERIAKTINIVLAGKTLSRQ, from the coding sequence ATGGAAAAGCCTTTTGTAGATAAGGAATATGTTCTTGAAAAATTTGACGGGAAGGGTGGATGGACTTACGCTGTCATTCCGGAAGCAGTTACAAGCAGCAAAAATTATTTCAACTGGGTAAAGGTACGAGGCAGTATTGATGGTGTAGAGCTCAGAGGTTATAAATTAATGTCCATGGGAAAAGGGAAACTTTTCCTGCCTGTAAAAGCCGAGATACGAAAGAAGATCGGAAAAAAGGAAGGAGATCGGGTACATATTATTTTGTATGAAGACAATACTCCGTTGGAAATTCCGGAGGAACTCAGGTTGTGCCTGGCCGACGAACCCAAGGCGTATGAAAATTTTATGAATCTTACGGAGGGCTATCAGAAAGAATTTATCAATTATATTTATTCTGCCAAAACAGAAAACACGCGCGTGGAAAGGATCGCCAAAACGATCAACATCGTTTTAGCAGGAAAGACGCTTTCCAGGCAATAA
- a CDS encoding DUF6265 family protein translates to MKHGSNRLALVGIGAAILISLGTSLPAFYGTKDFRKLDMLLGTWEMKTEKGSYFEKWNRNGRTAFSGVSFKVKGGDTTMLETVRLYLADRQIVCAPTTYGQNREQEVPFQLVTIEGQRFVFENPQHDFPQRIVYHFTGGDSLHAYIEGQVSQKMRRLDFYYSKQK, encoded by the coding sequence ATGAAACACGGAAGTAATAGGCTTGCCCTGGTCGGAATAGGTGCTGCAATCCTAATTTCCCTGGGTACGTCGTTACCCGCCTTTTACGGCACAAAGGATTTCAGAAAGCTGGATATGCTTCTGGGAACCTGGGAAATGAAAACTGAAAAAGGGAGTTATTTTGAAAAGTGGAACCGGAACGGGAGGACTGCTTTTTCGGGAGTCAGTTTTAAAGTCAAAGGTGGGGATACCACCATGCTGGAGACCGTTCGGTTGTATCTGGCAGACCGGCAGATCGTTTGTGCACCCACTACTTATGGCCAGAACCGTGAGCAGGAGGTCCCCTTTCAGCTCGTGACCATAGAGGGACAAAGGTTTGTATTTGAAAATCCGCAGCACGATTTCCCGCAGCGTATCGTGTATCACTTCACAGGCGGAGATTCTTTACATGCTTATATTGAGGGTCAGGTGAGCCAGAAAATGCGGCGCCTGGATTTCTATTATTCCAAACAAAAGTAA
- a CDS encoding DinB family protein yields the protein MRKSDINPMPAFFDRYINLAEDLDILEALEKYAPENVYDETEKLVEMGDRVYAPGKWTVKDILQHVIDNERIMSYRALRFSRNDKTTLPGYDEEILAAHTMASKRTVQDLMDEFGLVRATSIALFKNMDEKMILSSGVAYKSEISALALGFVIVGHAVHHMNVIRERYFPLLQGDRPTLEIRKCVRI from the coding sequence ATGAGAAAATCAGATATTAACCCTATGCCCGCTTTTTTTGACAGGTATATCAACCTGGCGGAGGATCTGGATATCCTGGAAGCGCTGGAAAAGTATGCACCCGAAAATGTTTATGACGAAACAGAGAAGTTGGTAGAGATGGGAGACCGGGTATATGCTCCTGGCAAATGGACCGTAAAAGATATATTACAACATGTAATTGATAACGAGAGGATTATGTCCTACCGGGCTCTGCGATTTTCTAGAAATGATAAAACGACGCTGCCTGGTTATGACGAGGAGATACTGGCGGCGCATACGATGGCGTCCAAGCGTACTGTGCAGGATTTAATGGACGAGTTCGGTCTTGTAAGAGCTACGTCCATTGCTTTGTTTAAAAACATGGACGAGAAAATGATCCTGTCATCCGGCGTTGCTTATAAGAGTGAGATATCTGCCCTTGCTCTTGGCTTTGTAATTGTGGGGCATGCGGTTCACCATATGAATGTGATCCGGGAACGTTATTTTCCATTACTGCAAGGCGATAGGCCTACCTTGGAAATTCGAAAATGCGTGAGAATTTAA
- a CDS encoding DDE transposase — translation MQAVQKVLISAWKNEIPDKNVLLMDATCYEVHMRFPTDTKILWESCQWIWEKQIPALCQLHGLRQPRSKYQDQKKKTNVYSKQRKKTFRKTKSRKNALLKLLLKGIDAYQNLLNQLKASGFTDKDAATFKTIKMVYQQQYHHFQYPKVKIKERIVSIYKPYIRPIVRGKENKPVEFGLKVHKIQVGGISILEHVSYKAFNECKRLKISILKHKNLFETCSHLAGDAIYATNENRKFATKEHITTNFVRKGRGKDDKPTKKIKALLNKDRSTRLEGSFGNEKEQYLLRKIKARNPETEMVWLFFGVLTANCVLIAKRRRRQQELKNAA, via the coding sequence ATGCAGGCAGTGCAAAAGGTCTTGATCTCTGCCTGGAAAAATGAAATTCCTGATAAAAATGTGCTTCTGATGGATGCTACCTGCTATGAAGTACATATGCGTTTTCCTACCGATACCAAGATCTTGTGGGAAAGTTGTCAATGGATCTGGGAAAAACAAATTCCAGCGCTTTGTCAACTTCATGGCCTCCGTCAACCACGATCCAAATATCAGGATCAAAAAAAGAAAACAAATGTTTATAGTAAACAAAGAAAAAAGACTTTCAGGAAAACAAAGTCCAGAAAGAATGCTTTATTAAAGTTGCTGCTGAAAGGAATAGATGCCTATCAAAACCTACTTAATCAATTGAAAGCAAGTGGGTTTACAGATAAGGATGCTGCTACTTTCAAGACGATCAAGATGGTTTATCAGCAGCAGTATCACCATTTCCAATACCCAAAAGTTAAAATAAAAGAGAGGATTGTCAGTATCTATAAGCCGTATATCAGACCTATTGTTCGGGGAAAAGAGAACAAACCCGTTGAGTTCGGGCTTAAGGTACACAAAATACAGGTAGGTGGAATTAGCATTCTCGAACACGTTAGTTACAAAGCTTTTAACGAATGTAAGAGACTTAAAATAAGCATATTAAAGCATAAAAATTTATTTGAGACATGCTCCCACCTGGCAGGCGATGCCATTTATGCCACGAATGAAAATAGAAAATTTGCGACTAAGGAGCACATCACCACAAATTTTGTAAGAAAAGGGAGAGGGAAAGATGATAAGCCCACCAAGAAAATCAAAGCTCTATTAAATAAGGATAGATCCACACGTCTGGAAGGCAGCTTTGGAAATGAAAAGGAGCAATATCTACTTAGGAAAATTAAGGCCAGAAACCCAGAAACAGAGATGGTTTGGCTATTTTTCGGAGTACTTACAGCAAATTGTGTGTTAATTGCCAAACGTCGACGAAGGCAACAGGAGCTTAAAAACGCAGCCTAA
- a CDS encoding thioredoxin domain-containing protein, with translation MNRLANQTSPYLLQHAHNPVDWYPWGDEALAKAKEENKPILVSIGYSACHWCHVMERECFEKQDIAAVMNQHFICIKVDREERPDVDAVYMDAVQAMGVKGGWPLNVFLLPDCRPFYGVTYLPPQNWVQLLRSINDAFHKHYAELVNSANGFVENMIRSESEKYGLVYTPDAFTVEELDLMFEKLKRNFDDIKGGMDRAPKFPMPSIYKFLLRYYDITQNPEALAQIELTLDRIALGGIYDHVGGGWARYSVDDEWFIPHFEKMLYDNAQLLSIYAEAYSLTLNPLYHNRISATIAWLENEMMSPEGGFYSALDADSEGIEGKFYIWTEKELKEILQEDFDWFARLYAISAGGNWEHGFNHLHLTEPVEVTAKAKGIHAADFAEQYNGALQKLAEARKQKTRPGLDDKILASWNGLLIKGLTDSYRALGEERIRELAIRCGEFISRNLVRDQRLLHSYKNGNASITGFLEDYAAVIEGYLGLYQITFDEKWISAARDLCHYSISNFYDHQEGYFHFTDSEGERLIARKKELFDNVIPSSNSVMAHNLYYLGMILDHQEYIRYADEMLSKMRKILLTDVQWVTNWAALYCLRAVPTSEIVIVGEDADHYRKDLDRFFIPNKIMLGTATISQLPLLTGRTDLNGKTAIYVCYDKMCQLPVTTVPDAIDQIASAG, from the coding sequence ATGAACCGTCTTGCAAACCAAACCAGCCCATACCTTCTTCAGCATGCTCATAATCCGGTAGACTGGTATCCATGGGGTGATGAAGCTTTGGCCAAAGCCAAGGAAGAAAACAAACCCATACTGGTCAGCATCGGTTATTCTGCCTGTCACTGGTGCCATGTGATGGAACGCGAGTGTTTTGAAAAGCAAGATATTGCTGCTGTGATGAACCAGCATTTTATCTGTATTAAGGTGGATCGGGAGGAAAGACCGGACGTAGATGCAGTGTACATGGATGCCGTACAGGCAATGGGCGTAAAAGGCGGATGGCCGCTGAATGTTTTCCTCCTGCCCGACTGTCGCCCTTTTTATGGCGTCACCTACCTTCCGCCGCAGAACTGGGTACAGCTGCTACGCAGTATCAATGATGCGTTTCACAAACACTATGCTGAGCTCGTTAACTCGGCAAATGGTTTTGTAGAAAATATGATCAGGTCGGAATCTGAAAAATATGGACTGGTCTACACACCCGACGCTTTCACGGTGGAGGAGCTCGACCTGATGTTTGAAAAATTGAAAAGGAATTTCGACGATATCAAGGGTGGTATGGACCGTGCTCCAAAATTCCCCATGCCATCCATTTATAAATTCCTGTTGCGGTACTACGATATCACCCAAAATCCCGAAGCGCTGGCACAAATAGAGCTTACCCTGGACCGCATTGCCCTGGGTGGCATTTATGATCATGTTGGCGGAGGATGGGCACGTTACTCGGTAGACGACGAATGGTTCATACCCCATTTTGAAAAAATGCTGTACGATAACGCGCAGCTGCTCAGCATATACGCGGAAGCATACAGCCTGACGTTAAACCCCCTGTATCATAACCGCATCAGTGCCACCATCGCCTGGCTTGAGAATGAAATGATGAGTCCTGAAGGCGGGTTCTACTCCGCCCTGGATGCCGACAGTGAAGGCATAGAGGGCAAATTCTATATATGGACCGAAAAGGAGCTCAAAGAAATACTCCAGGAGGATTTCGACTGGTTCGCCAGGCTTTATGCTATTTCTGCTGGGGGAAACTGGGAACACGGTTTCAATCACCTGCATCTGACCGAACCTGTGGAGGTTACCGCTAAAGCAAAAGGGATACATGCTGCTGATTTTGCAGAGCAATACAACGGGGCACTTCAAAAACTGGCAGAAGCCAGGAAACAAAAAACACGGCCTGGACTGGACGACAAAATACTTGCTTCATGGAATGGTTTGCTTATCAAAGGCTTAACAGATTCTTACAGGGCCTTGGGAGAAGAGAGAATCCGAGAACTGGCAATCCGGTGCGGTGAATTTATTTCGCGTAATCTGGTCAGGGATCAGCGGCTGCTGCATAGTTACAAAAACGGAAATGCCAGTATAACTGGTTTTCTGGAAGACTACGCCGCCGTTATTGAAGGGTACCTGGGACTGTACCAGATCACATTTGACGAAAAATGGATAAGTGCCGCCCGGGATCTCTGTCATTATAGCATCAGTAATTTTTATGATCACCAGGAAGGCTATTTCCACTTTACGGATTCGGAAGGCGAACGTTTAATTGCCAGGAAGAAAGAACTTTTTGACAACGTTATTCCGTCCTCCAATTCCGTCATGGCGCATAATCTTTATTATCTCGGCATGATACTGGATCATCAGGAGTATATCCGGTATGCGGATGAAATGCTCTCTAAAATGAGAAAAATACTTTTAACGGATGTACAATGGGTTACCAACTGGGCGGCACTTTACTGCCTGAGGGCTGTCCCAACCTCCGAAATAGTGATTGTGGGTGAGGATGCGGATCACTACAGGAAAGACCTCGACCGCTTTTTCATTCCCAATAAAATAATGCTTGGCACAGCGACCATCTCGCAATTACCGCTGCTTACCGGCAGAACAGACCTGAATGGCAAAACAGCTATATATGTCTGTTATGATAAAATGTGCCAGCTGCCGGTTACCACCGTGCCCGATGCCATCGATCAGATTGCATCGGCCGGTTAA
- a CDS encoding T9SS type A sorting domain-containing protein, which translates to MQYFIKLSYGTLLLMIIVLIIKPIESYSQNCTPAYNLVPVTSNNTIEWSKFPEFTLPFKIIYNAVRLGDTQSQPLKHGFSHLASFSGPEPGSLSPSQRALLWYGVATNSGVPQPWGDNTLRSPWGNDTTAYRNYWDNFASTIYDAEIACLDIERMQREDRDILALKSNTAIPQKYRSLSDNEFVTTYKRDMRWWYTESIRRFKSKKPQALITSYSDVPVRNTWLNITSNSWLDWTTNLARTHYLDQGDDGKIGGSYYTAHDIMAPSPYYYYGYDNPLGKDYLSYLLFHIEVNRAWSNKPIIPFVWLRIHDSYDPNTPLIAPFIAEATAIFPFFSGASGLWLWENPSFPGSRQENYAPYEYFINGLYRLSAFKDMFTGNYQLIIPQSARDHMELQNPIWRGVVKNNEVLIAAQNPYATDNQETPVTVSYQKWVKTIVLKGREVFLCKFDLNDGITSVEPSFSDVFVYANPVKYDLNVVLTGLNGATQVDFTLINTKGQEIKKQNLTVHAGQTKETIILPQLPDGIYFARFISKDRTITKKVIVSQ; encoded by the coding sequence ATGCAATACTTTATCAAATTATCCTACGGTACACTCCTATTGATGATTATCGTGCTGATAATCAAACCTATCGAAAGCTATTCACAGAATTGTACTCCGGCCTACAACCTGGTTCCGGTGACTTCCAACAATACCATTGAGTGGAGTAAGTTTCCTGAGTTTACGCTACCTTTTAAAATTATTTATAATGCTGTGCGCCTTGGCGACACGCAGTCGCAGCCCCTGAAACACGGTTTCAGCCACCTGGCCTCCTTCAGCGGTCCCGAACCTGGCTCCCTTTCACCCAGCCAACGAGCCCTTTTGTGGTATGGCGTGGCCACCAACAGCGGCGTGCCGCAGCCCTGGGGCGACAATACCCTCAGAAGTCCTTGGGGGAACGACACAACAGCGTACCGTAATTACTGGGACAATTTCGCATCCACGATTTACGACGCGGAAATTGCATGTCTGGATATCGAAAGAATGCAGCGCGAGGACCGGGATATACTGGCCCTGAAAAGTAATACTGCTATTCCTCAAAAATACCGGAGCCTCTCCGACAACGAATTTGTCACCACTTACAAACGCGACATGCGATGGTGGTATACTGAGTCGATAAGAAGGTTCAAAAGCAAAAAACCTCAGGCCTTAATCACGAGCTATAGCGATGTTCCCGTGCGAAATACCTGGCTTAATATTACCTCAAACAGCTGGCTGGACTGGACTACCAACCTGGCACGGACACACTATCTGGACCAGGGCGACGATGGTAAAATTGGTGGAAGTTACTACACAGCGCATGATATCATGGCACCATCGCCTTATTATTACTACGGATATGACAATCCATTGGGAAAGGATTATCTGTCATACCTTCTTTTTCATATTGAGGTGAACCGCGCCTGGAGTAATAAACCCATCATTCCATTTGTATGGCTCAGGATACATGACAGCTATGACCCCAATACCCCGCTGATTGCTCCCTTTATTGCCGAGGCTACTGCAATTTTCCCTTTCTTTTCCGGTGCATCCGGTTTGTGGCTCTGGGAAAACCCTTCTTTTCCAGGTAGCCGTCAGGAGAACTATGCACCTTATGAGTATTTTATCAACGGGCTTTACCGCCTATCTGCTTTTAAAGACATGTTTACGGGGAACTACCAGCTCATCATACCCCAGTCGGCCCGGGACCACATGGAGCTTCAGAACCCCATCTGGCGCGGAGTGGTTAAAAATAATGAGGTACTGATAGCCGCACAGAACCCTTATGCCACCGATAACCAGGAAACTCCCGTAACGGTATCTTATCAAAAATGGGTTAAAACCATCGTGTTAAAAGGACGGGAAGTCTTTCTTTGCAAATTTGATCTCAATGACGGAATTACCTCTGTTGAACCCAGTTTTTCGGATGTATTTGTTTACGCTAATCCGGTAAAATACGATCTCAACGTGGTACTCACAGGGCTTAACGGGGCCACTCAGGTTGATTTTACTTTAATCAATACGAAAGGACAGGAAATCAAAAAACAGAATCTTACGGTTCATGCGGGCCAGACCAAGGAAACCATTATACTACCCCAATTGCCGGATGGTATATATTTTGCAAGATTTATATCCAAAGACAGAACAATTACTAAAAAAGTAATTGTAAGCCAATAA
- a CDS encoding MFS transporter, whose amino-acid sequence MQKNNPRIINAWCMYDWANSVHALVIVSSIFPVYFNATALKAYGGPEMDFFGTPIKSSVLFSYTVSAAFLITALVIPLCTAVADNTGRKKAFMKFFCYLGAVNCMLLYFFTRDTILLSVFLFGLSLVGWSGSIVFYDSYLPQIATEDQFDRISAKGFSMGYFGSVLLLLFNLSMILAPSFYGITDKAIPARISFFTVGVWWILFAQIPFKYLPDAIGNGNKRAEGWLFDGFRELKKVYAELRQQPYLAKFLSAFFIYTMGLRTVMYVATIFGASELKLPSDSLIITVLLIQLVGIVGSFCFAWLSGQIGNIYALMVGVTIWIGICAGAYYTTEAKEFYVLACTVGMVMGGLQSLSRATYSKLIPDDTPDTASYFSFYDVTEKMAIVVGTFIYGMVEQVTGSMRNSILALLVIFVLGLILLYRIPSRKVYHYDLNQGN is encoded by the coding sequence ATGCAAAAAAATAATCCCCGCATTATTAACGCCTGGTGTATGTACGACTGGGCTAATTCTGTTCACGCCCTGGTTATCGTTTCGAGTATATTTCCGGTTTATTTCAACGCCACAGCTCTGAAAGCCTATGGTGGTCCTGAAATGGACTTTTTTGGTACTCCGATCAAAAGTTCCGTTTTATTCTCTTACACCGTTTCGGCCGCTTTTTTGATTACCGCTCTGGTAATTCCCCTGTGTACGGCCGTAGCAGATAATACCGGAAGGAAAAAGGCTTTCATGAAGTTTTTCTGTTATCTGGGTGCGGTTAACTGCATGCTGTTATATTTCTTTACCAGGGATACCATTCTTCTGTCCGTTTTTCTGTTTGGTTTAAGTTTGGTTGGATGGAGCGGAAGCATCGTTTTTTATGATTCGTATCTACCGCAGATCGCGACGGAGGATCAATTTGACAGGATCAGTGCCAAGGGTTTTTCGATGGGTTATTTTGGCAGCGTTTTATTGCTGCTTTTTAATCTGAGCATGATTCTTGCCCCGTCCTTCTATGGCATTACCGATAAAGCCATACCGGCCAGAATTTCCTTTTTTACAGTGGGCGTGTGGTGGATATTATTTGCCCAGATACCCTTTAAATATCTGCCTGATGCCATTGGAAACGGAAACAAACGTGCCGAAGGATGGTTGTTCGATGGTTTCAGGGAGTTGAAAAAGGTATATGCTGAACTTCGGCAACAGCCCTACCTGGCTAAGTTTCTTTCAGCATTTTTTATTTACACCATGGGGCTGCGGACCGTCATGTATGTAGCCACGATTTTCGGAGCATCGGAGCTGAAACTTCCCTCCGACAGCCTGATTATCACCGTTTTGTTAATTCAGTTGGTGGGTATCGTTGGGTCATTCTGTTTTGCCTGGCTGTCCGGGCAAATCGGTAATATTTATGCGCTGATGGTGGGCGTTACCATCTGGATCGGGATCTGTGCCGGTGCTTATTATACTACTGAAGCGAAAGAATTTTATGTGCTGGCTTGTACCGTGGGCATGGTTATGGGCGGCTTGCAGTCACTGTCGCGTGCCACTTATTCCAAACTTATTCCCGACGACACCCCGGATACGGCATCCTACTTCTCTTTTTATGATGTTACCGAGAAAATGGCTATCGTGGTCGGAACATTCATATATGGTATGGTAGAACAGGTTACAGGCAGCATGCGTAACAGTATCCTGGCACTGCTGGTCATATTTGTTTTGGGATTAATTCTTTTGTACCGCATTCCATCCAGGAAGGTATATCATTATGACCTGAATCAAGGAAATTAG